Proteins from a genomic interval of Paenibacillus lentus:
- a CDS encoding MerR family transcriptional regulator, which yields MIPIQKVAKQTGVTVRTLRYYDQIGLLAASSKTEGGHRLYTDNDLRKLQQIQFFKGVGYSLKDIKEMLADPKWNWSTSLKAQLAYIMEEQSRLKVIEQGLRELISGLVVEGGEDALAIQKFIQLSSQDKRRRHIFKESLFNDKELELLQKVPSMSGDDPDSLEWIALLGQLKQHMKQGVSSPKVQQIIRRMLEKQEENFSGEDEFIQKLWDARMSPTQSEELGLYPIDRDVLEFMEQAYEYHISLLTEGLAPQHDQGEEEV from the coding sequence TTGATTCCGATTCAAAAGGTGGCAAAACAGACCGGAGTTACGGTAAGGACACTGCGTTACTATGACCAGATTGGATTACTGGCAGCTTCGTCCAAAACGGAAGGAGGACATCGGCTTTATACAGATAATGATTTGCGCAAGCTTCAACAGATCCAGTTTTTTAAAGGGGTCGGGTACAGTCTGAAGGATATAAAAGAAATGCTTGCCGACCCCAAGTGGAATTGGTCAACCAGCTTGAAGGCCCAATTGGCTTATATCATGGAGGAGCAGTCAAGGCTTAAAGTAATCGAGCAGGGCCTGCGTGAACTAATTAGCGGGCTTGTTGTGGAGGGAGGAGAGGATGCACTTGCGATTCAGAAGTTCATTCAATTATCTAGTCAGGATAAGAGAAGGCGACATATTTTTAAAGAGAGCCTGTTTAACGATAAAGAATTGGAGCTCTTGCAGAAGGTTCCGAGTATGAGTGGAGATGATCCCGACTCTTTGGAATGGATAGCGTTGTTAGGTCAACTTAAGCAGCATATGAAGCAGGGCGTATCGTCCCCCAAAGTGCAGCAGATCATCCGACGTATGCTTGAAAAACAGGAGGAGAATTTTTCGGGTGAGGATGAGTTTATTCAAAAATTATGGGACGCAAGGATGTCACCCACTCAATCGGAAGAGCTTGGACTTTATCCGATCGACCGGGATGTACTCGAATTTATGGAGCAAGCCTATGAATACCATATATCATTGCTGACAGAAGGGTTGGCTCCTCAACATGATCAGGGAGAGGAAGAAGTGTGA
- a CDS encoding GAP family protein produces the protein MSIELLLSIGGLALLDTLSPATIGVTVYLLLTETKHLASRLLIYLLTVAGFYFSVGVMLMLGMGVLLESVASLFQSRVVSWVIFIIGVGLFIASFYTPQKGERELPRPKSKSRFSMVALGFTTALVEVGTAFPYFAAIGLMTTADLIPYQWLPVMAGYNFIMVLPPLILYLLYLLFGRMMHRPLEQLQMRIAKSSGSALSWVLCIVGLILIYNSLDYL, from the coding sequence GTGAGCATAGAGCTGCTGCTTTCGATAGGTGGACTGGCCTTACTGGATACATTGAGCCCCGCTACTATAGGAGTTACGGTATATTTGCTGTTAACGGAAACCAAACACCTAGCTTCAAGGCTGCTGATTTATTTGCTGACGGTCGCCGGATTTTATTTTTCGGTAGGAGTTATGCTGATGCTGGGGATGGGGGTACTGCTGGAATCGGTGGCTTCTCTTTTCCAGAGCAGGGTAGTGAGCTGGGTCATCTTCATCATTGGGGTAGGCTTGTTTATAGCCAGTTTTTATACTCCGCAAAAAGGTGAAAGGGAATTGCCCCGTCCGAAGTCCAAAAGCCGATTTTCGATGGTTGCATTGGGCTTTACAACAGCATTAGTTGAGGTGGGGACGGCGTTTCCTTATTTTGCTGCCATTGGTCTGATGACGACGGCTGATTTGATTCCTTATCAGTGGCTGCCTGTGATGGCTGGATATAATTTCATTATGGTTTTGCCTCCGTTGATTCTATATCTGCTGTATTTGTTATTTGGGCGAATGATGCACAGGCCGTTGGAACAGCTTCAGATGAGAATCGCCAAGTCATCCGGTTCAGCCCTGTCCTGGGTGCTGTGTATCGTGGGACTTATTCTTATTTATAATAGCTTGGATTATTTATAG